One part of the Neodiprion virginianus isolate iyNeoVirg1 chromosome 3, iyNeoVirg1.1, whole genome shotgun sequence genome encodes these proteins:
- the LOC124301228 gene encoding LYR motif-containing protein 4 — MAVAREMIVNLYRNLIRESKKWDSYNYRMYALRKIRHEFRENKLLQDAEKIKESYNYGLTNLDMIRRQVTIGNLYSTRQLVIETTPTQKAL, encoded by the exons ATGGCTGTCGCCCGTGAAATGATCGTCAACCTCTACCGAAATTTGATCAGAGAAAGCAAGAAATGGGATTCGTACAATTACAG AATGTACGCACTTAGGAAAATCCGTCATGAATTTAGAGAAAACAAATTGCTCCAGGACgcagagaaaataaaagaaagttACAACTACGGACTGACGAATCTGGATATGATCAGAAGACAAGTGACGATCGGGAATCTCTACAGCACTCGGCAGCTCGTGATAGAAACAACACCGACGCAAAAAGCGCTGTAA
- the LOC124301225 gene encoding probable phenylalanine--tRNA ligase, mitochondrial isoform X1, producing the protein MEVVGEKRNSSHSFSRSSENSGVYDGRPSRGAFKKYSMLKTIRHACGWISPARKYSLASKLVKKGKNLELLDQKYPIDEWTNVTKRISQYPGKNLHLKPDHPLSLIRQRIADYFYKAYPNKVGNPLFSVHDNLRPIVTVEQNFDSLLVPKDHPSRSKTDCYYVNSETLLRAHTTAHQAELILMGLNNFLIIGDVYRRDDINSTHYPVFHQVDGVRLRTQDEIFQNVEDSKNLRIFEHRESDSPDKQGCHTLEATKIMEHELKTVLVGLVKSFFGQDVEYRWVDEYFPFTHPSWELEILKHDEWLEVLGCGIVRQEILQKSGAADRIGWAFGAGLERLAMLFYSIPDIRLFWSEDPGFLNQFKVEDYHSRIVYKRVSIYPPSSSDISFWLPNETEFTPNDFFEIVRDIGGDIIEQVALIDDFVHPKNNRRSHCYKITYRHMERTLTKFEVNTIHRKIGRAVQDKFNVEIR; encoded by the exons ATGGAAGTTGTAGGTGAAAAACGTAACTCTTCCCACTCTTTCTCTCGATCTAGTGAAAACTCAGGTGTGTACGATGGCAGGCCATCTAGAGGGGCCTTTAAAAA ATACAGCATGCTGAAAACCATACGTCATGCGTGCGGGTGGATATCGCCTGCTAGAAAATACTCCCTTGCATCGAAACTGGTGAAAAAGGGAAAGAACCTTGAACTTCTCGATCAGAAATACCCAATAGACGAATGGACAAATGTGACAAAAAGGATATCCCAATATCCTGGAAAAAACTTACATCTAAAACCTGATCATCCGTTGTCACTCATAAGACAACGGATCGcagattatttttacaaagcCTATCCAAATAAAGTGGGCAATCCATTATTCAGTGTCCATGATAATCTGAGACCAATTGTCACGgtcgaacaaaattttgactcGCTGCTTGTACCAAAAGATCATCCCAGTCGAAGTAAAACTGATTGCTATTATGTCAACTCTGAAACTTTACTCAGAGCTCATACAACGGCTCATCAAGCAGAACTAATTTTGATGGGTCTGAACAACTTCTTAATCATCGGTGACGTTTATCGAAGAGATGATATTAACTCGACACATTATCCTGTATTTCATCAAGTGGATGGTGTGAGACTTCGGACACAAGATGAGATATTTCAGAATGTAGAGGACTCTAAAAACTTGAGGATATTTGAGCACAGGGAATCAGACAGTCCTGATAAACAAGGGTGCCATACTTTGGAAGCAACAAAAATTATGGAACATGAATTAAAAACCGTTCTAGTCGGATTAGTAAAGAGTTTCTTCGGTCAAG ATGTTGAATATCGATGGGTTGACGAATACTTTCCATTCACTCACCCATCTTGGGAGTTGGAAATTTTGAAGCATGATGAATGGCTAGAGGTCCTAGGATGTGGTATAGTACGGCAAGAAATTTTGCAGAAATCTGGAGCTGCAGATCGTATAGGATGGGCATTTGGTGCTGGCTTGGAACGTCTTGCTATGTTGTTCTACTCTATACCAGACATCAGGCTGTTTTGGAGTGAAGATCCTGGTTTTTTGAACCAATTCAAGGTCGAGGATTACCACTCACGAATTGTATACAAG cGAGTCAGTATCTATCCACCATCCTCAAGTGATATAAGTTTCTGGCTGCCAAACGAAACGGAATTCACGCCAaacgattttttcgaaatagtCAGGGATATTGGAGGGGATATTATCGAACAAGTCGCATTGATAGATGATTTTGTTCATCCGAAAAATAACCGCAGGTCAcattgttataaaattacatATAGACACATGGAACGCACTTTGACAAAATTCGAAGTTAATACTATTCACCGGAAAATTGGAAGAGCTGTTCAGGATAAATTCAATGTTGAGATTAGgtaa
- the LOC124301225 gene encoding probable phenylalanine--tRNA ligase, mitochondrial isoform X3, which translates to MRSYSMLKTIRHACGWISPARKYSLASKLVKKGKNLELLDQKYPIDEWTNVTKRISQYPGKNLHLKPDHPLSLIRQRIADYFYKAYPNKVGNPLFSVHDNLRPIVTVEQNFDSLLVPKDHPSRSKTDCYYVNSETLLRAHTTAHQAELILMGLNNFLIIGDVYRRDDINSTHYPVFHQVDGVRLRTQDEIFQNVEDSKNLRIFEHRESDSPDKQGCHTLEATKIMEHELKTVLVGLVKSFFGQDVEYRWVDEYFPFTHPSWELEILKHDEWLEVLGCGIVRQEILQKSGAADRIGWAFGAGLERLAMLFYSIPDIRLFWSEDPGFLNQFKVEDYHSRIVYKRVSIYPPSSSDISFWLPNETEFTPNDFFEIVRDIGGDIIEQVALIDDFVHPKNNRRSHCYKITYRHMERTLTKFEVNTIHRKIGRAVQDKFNVEIR; encoded by the exons ATGCGCTC ATACAGCATGCTGAAAACCATACGTCATGCGTGCGGGTGGATATCGCCTGCTAGAAAATACTCCCTTGCATCGAAACTGGTGAAAAAGGGAAAGAACCTTGAACTTCTCGATCAGAAATACCCAATAGACGAATGGACAAATGTGACAAAAAGGATATCCCAATATCCTGGAAAAAACTTACATCTAAAACCTGATCATCCGTTGTCACTCATAAGACAACGGATCGcagattatttttacaaagcCTATCCAAATAAAGTGGGCAATCCATTATTCAGTGTCCATGATAATCTGAGACCAATTGTCACGgtcgaacaaaattttgactcGCTGCTTGTACCAAAAGATCATCCCAGTCGAAGTAAAACTGATTGCTATTATGTCAACTCTGAAACTTTACTCAGAGCTCATACAACGGCTCATCAAGCAGAACTAATTTTGATGGGTCTGAACAACTTCTTAATCATCGGTGACGTTTATCGAAGAGATGATATTAACTCGACACATTATCCTGTATTTCATCAAGTGGATGGTGTGAGACTTCGGACACAAGATGAGATATTTCAGAATGTAGAGGACTCTAAAAACTTGAGGATATTTGAGCACAGGGAATCAGACAGTCCTGATAAACAAGGGTGCCATACTTTGGAAGCAACAAAAATTATGGAACATGAATTAAAAACCGTTCTAGTCGGATTAGTAAAGAGTTTCTTCGGTCAAG ATGTTGAATATCGATGGGTTGACGAATACTTTCCATTCACTCACCCATCTTGGGAGTTGGAAATTTTGAAGCATGATGAATGGCTAGAGGTCCTAGGATGTGGTATAGTACGGCAAGAAATTTTGCAGAAATCTGGAGCTGCAGATCGTATAGGATGGGCATTTGGTGCTGGCTTGGAACGTCTTGCTATGTTGTTCTACTCTATACCAGACATCAGGCTGTTTTGGAGTGAAGATCCTGGTTTTTTGAACCAATTCAAGGTCGAGGATTACCACTCACGAATTGTATACAAG cGAGTCAGTATCTATCCACCATCCTCAAGTGATATAAGTTTCTGGCTGCCAAACGAAACGGAATTCACGCCAaacgattttttcgaaatagtCAGGGATATTGGAGGGGATATTATCGAACAAGTCGCATTGATAGATGATTTTGTTCATCCGAAAAATAACCGCAGGTCAcattgttataaaattacatATAGACACATGGAACGCACTTTGACAAAATTCGAAGTTAATACTATTCACCGGAAAATTGGAAGAGCTGTTCAGGATAAATTCAATGTTGAGATTAGgtaa
- the LOC124301225 gene encoding probable phenylalanine--tRNA ligase, mitochondrial isoform X2, with product MISHTQLLRYSMLKTIRHACGWISPARKYSLASKLVKKGKNLELLDQKYPIDEWTNVTKRISQYPGKNLHLKPDHPLSLIRQRIADYFYKAYPNKVGNPLFSVHDNLRPIVTVEQNFDSLLVPKDHPSRSKTDCYYVNSETLLRAHTTAHQAELILMGLNNFLIIGDVYRRDDINSTHYPVFHQVDGVRLRTQDEIFQNVEDSKNLRIFEHRESDSPDKQGCHTLEATKIMEHELKTVLVGLVKSFFGQDVEYRWVDEYFPFTHPSWELEILKHDEWLEVLGCGIVRQEILQKSGAADRIGWAFGAGLERLAMLFYSIPDIRLFWSEDPGFLNQFKVEDYHSRIVYKRVSIYPPSSSDISFWLPNETEFTPNDFFEIVRDIGGDIIEQVALIDDFVHPKNNRRSHCYKITYRHMERTLTKFEVNTIHRKIGRAVQDKFNVEIR from the exons ATGATTTCTCATACACAGTTGTTAAG ATACAGCATGCTGAAAACCATACGTCATGCGTGCGGGTGGATATCGCCTGCTAGAAAATACTCCCTTGCATCGAAACTGGTGAAAAAGGGAAAGAACCTTGAACTTCTCGATCAGAAATACCCAATAGACGAATGGACAAATGTGACAAAAAGGATATCCCAATATCCTGGAAAAAACTTACATCTAAAACCTGATCATCCGTTGTCACTCATAAGACAACGGATCGcagattatttttacaaagcCTATCCAAATAAAGTGGGCAATCCATTATTCAGTGTCCATGATAATCTGAGACCAATTGTCACGgtcgaacaaaattttgactcGCTGCTTGTACCAAAAGATCATCCCAGTCGAAGTAAAACTGATTGCTATTATGTCAACTCTGAAACTTTACTCAGAGCTCATACAACGGCTCATCAAGCAGAACTAATTTTGATGGGTCTGAACAACTTCTTAATCATCGGTGACGTTTATCGAAGAGATGATATTAACTCGACACATTATCCTGTATTTCATCAAGTGGATGGTGTGAGACTTCGGACACAAGATGAGATATTTCAGAATGTAGAGGACTCTAAAAACTTGAGGATATTTGAGCACAGGGAATCAGACAGTCCTGATAAACAAGGGTGCCATACTTTGGAAGCAACAAAAATTATGGAACATGAATTAAAAACCGTTCTAGTCGGATTAGTAAAGAGTTTCTTCGGTCAAG ATGTTGAATATCGATGGGTTGACGAATACTTTCCATTCACTCACCCATCTTGGGAGTTGGAAATTTTGAAGCATGATGAATGGCTAGAGGTCCTAGGATGTGGTATAGTACGGCAAGAAATTTTGCAGAAATCTGGAGCTGCAGATCGTATAGGATGGGCATTTGGTGCTGGCTTGGAACGTCTTGCTATGTTGTTCTACTCTATACCAGACATCAGGCTGTTTTGGAGTGAAGATCCTGGTTTTTTGAACCAATTCAAGGTCGAGGATTACCACTCACGAATTGTATACAAG cGAGTCAGTATCTATCCACCATCCTCAAGTGATATAAGTTTCTGGCTGCCAAACGAAACGGAATTCACGCCAaacgattttttcgaaatagtCAGGGATATTGGAGGGGATATTATCGAACAAGTCGCATTGATAGATGATTTTGTTCATCCGAAAAATAACCGCAGGTCAcattgttataaaattacatATAGACACATGGAACGCACTTTGACAAAATTCGAAGTTAATACTATTCACCGGAAAATTGGAAGAGCTGTTCAGGATAAATTCAATGTTGAGATTAGgtaa
- the LOC124301225 gene encoding probable phenylalanine--tRNA ligase, mitochondrial isoform X4: MLKTIRHACGWISPARKYSLASKLVKKGKNLELLDQKYPIDEWTNVTKRISQYPGKNLHLKPDHPLSLIRQRIADYFYKAYPNKVGNPLFSVHDNLRPIVTVEQNFDSLLVPKDHPSRSKTDCYYVNSETLLRAHTTAHQAELILMGLNNFLIIGDVYRRDDINSTHYPVFHQVDGVRLRTQDEIFQNVEDSKNLRIFEHRESDSPDKQGCHTLEATKIMEHELKTVLVGLVKSFFGQDVEYRWVDEYFPFTHPSWELEILKHDEWLEVLGCGIVRQEILQKSGAADRIGWAFGAGLERLAMLFYSIPDIRLFWSEDPGFLNQFKVEDYHSRIVYKRVSIYPPSSSDISFWLPNETEFTPNDFFEIVRDIGGDIIEQVALIDDFVHPKNNRRSHCYKITYRHMERTLTKFEVNTIHRKIGRAVQDKFNVEIR; this comes from the exons ATGCTGAAAACCATACGTCATGCGTGCGGGTGGATATCGCCTGCTAGAAAATACTCCCTTGCATCGAAACTGGTGAAAAAGGGAAAGAACCTTGAACTTCTCGATCAGAAATACCCAATAGACGAATGGACAAATGTGACAAAAAGGATATCCCAATATCCTGGAAAAAACTTACATCTAAAACCTGATCATCCGTTGTCACTCATAAGACAACGGATCGcagattatttttacaaagcCTATCCAAATAAAGTGGGCAATCCATTATTCAGTGTCCATGATAATCTGAGACCAATTGTCACGgtcgaacaaaattttgactcGCTGCTTGTACCAAAAGATCATCCCAGTCGAAGTAAAACTGATTGCTATTATGTCAACTCTGAAACTTTACTCAGAGCTCATACAACGGCTCATCAAGCAGAACTAATTTTGATGGGTCTGAACAACTTCTTAATCATCGGTGACGTTTATCGAAGAGATGATATTAACTCGACACATTATCCTGTATTTCATCAAGTGGATGGTGTGAGACTTCGGACACAAGATGAGATATTTCAGAATGTAGAGGACTCTAAAAACTTGAGGATATTTGAGCACAGGGAATCAGACAGTCCTGATAAACAAGGGTGCCATACTTTGGAAGCAACAAAAATTATGGAACATGAATTAAAAACCGTTCTAGTCGGATTAGTAAAGAGTTTCTTCGGTCAAG ATGTTGAATATCGATGGGTTGACGAATACTTTCCATTCACTCACCCATCTTGGGAGTTGGAAATTTTGAAGCATGATGAATGGCTAGAGGTCCTAGGATGTGGTATAGTACGGCAAGAAATTTTGCAGAAATCTGGAGCTGCAGATCGTATAGGATGGGCATTTGGTGCTGGCTTGGAACGTCTTGCTATGTTGTTCTACTCTATACCAGACATCAGGCTGTTTTGGAGTGAAGATCCTGGTTTTTTGAACCAATTCAAGGTCGAGGATTACCACTCACGAATTGTATACAAG cGAGTCAGTATCTATCCACCATCCTCAAGTGATATAAGTTTCTGGCTGCCAAACGAAACGGAATTCACGCCAaacgattttttcgaaatagtCAGGGATATTGGAGGGGATATTATCGAACAAGTCGCATTGATAGATGATTTTGTTCATCCGAAAAATAACCGCAGGTCAcattgttataaaattacatATAGACACATGGAACGCACTTTGACAAAATTCGAAGTTAATACTATTCACCGGAAAATTGGAAGAGCTGTTCAGGATAAATTCAATGTTGAGATTAGgtaa